Part of the Desulfohalovibrio reitneri genome is shown below.
TTCCAGCAGGTTGGCGAATATCTCCTCGTGCTTGCTCTCCTCGTCCGCCAGGTAGCGGAAGAAGTCGCGCAGTTCCTCGTTCTGGGCCTTGTCCGCCACCCGCAGGTAGAACTCCCGTCCCTTCTGTTCGATCTCAACGGCCGCCTTGGCGACCTCGTTGGCGTGGAAGAAGTGAGCCATGGTTTCTCCCGTTTGCTGTCTTTTCGTCTCCCCCGGTCCCGCCTACAGTTCGTTGGGCAGCTGCTTGAGTTCTTCGTAGGTGAAGACGGGTCCGTCCTTGCAGACGTATTTGGTGCCGATGTTGCACCGGCCGCAGATGCCCACGCCGCATTTCATGCGTTTTTCCAGGGTTGTTATGATCTGATTGTCTTGAAAGCCGAGTTTATGCAAGGCCTGGATGGTGAATTTGATCATGATGGGGGGGCCGCAGGTGACGGCCACGGTGTTCTCCGGCGAGGGCTCCATCTCCAGGAGCACGTTGGGGATCAGGCCCACGGAGTGTTCCCAGCCCTCGGACTCCACGTCCACGGTGAGCTGGGTTTTCAGGTCGTCGCGGCCCAGCCAGTCCGGCAACTCGTACTGGAAGGCCATGTCCTGCGGGGTGCGCGCGCCGTAGAGCAGAGAGATGTCGCCGTAGTCGCCCCGGTTGTCCAGCATGTAGAGCAGCAGGGTGCGCAGCGGCGCCATGCCGATGCCGCCGCCTACGAAGACGATGTTCTTGCCCTTGAGATCCTCGTAGGGGAACCAGTTGCCCAGGGGGGCGCGCACGCCGATCTGGTCGCCCGGTGACATGGAGTGCAGCTTGGAGGTCACCTCCCCGGCGCGCATGACGCTGAACTGCAGGTAGTCCATGCGGGAGGGCGGGGAGTTGATGACGAAGGTGGACTCGCCCGTGCCGAACACGGACAGCTGCCCCACCTGGCCGGGCTTGAAGGAGAACTCCTTCATGCGCTTCTCGCCCAGCACCACGCGGAAGGTCTTGATGGCCGGGGTCTCGTCGATGATTTCGGTGATGGTGGCCACGTCCGGCAGGTAGGGGTTGAGCGGCTGCATTTCGCGTTCCTTGAGCACGGGCTACTCCTGCTCGGCCGGCTCGGCGGCCGTGGCTTTGAGAACGATTTCGCGGATGTCCACGGACACGGGGCAGTGCTTTATGCAGCGGCCGCAGCCGCAGCAGGCGATGGCCCCGCCGTGGATGGTGGGGTAGTAGCTGAACTTGTGCCCCACGCGGTTCTTCAGCCTGTGGGCCTTGGTGGGGCGGGGGTTGTGGCCGCTGGCCTCCATGGTGAACTGGTAGGACATGCAGTTGTCCCAGGTGCGCAGCCTGGCCCCTTCCGCCCCGCACGCCTCGTCGGTGATGTTGAAGCAGTAGCAGGTGGGCAGAGGTAGGTGCAGGCCCCGCAGCTGATGCATTTGGCCGAGACCTCCTCCCAGAAGCCCATGTCGTCGAACAGCTCCAGCAGCTTGCCGGGCGTCTCCGAAAGATCCGGGGCCTCGCCCAGGCCCTCGGCCGCCCGCTTGTGCACGACGTGCGCCTCGTCCAGCCGCTTCCCGGCGTCCTCCAGCAGGCCGCTGCCAGAAGCTCCCCGCCGGTTTCGGTCACCGGCTCCAG
Proteins encoded:
- a CDS encoding FAD/NAD(P)-binding protein, whose protein sequence is MQPLNPYLPDVATITEIIDETPAIKTFRVVLGEKRMKEFSFKPGQVGQLSVFGTGESTFVINSPPSRMDYLQFSVMRAGEVTSKLHSMSPGDQIGVRAPLGNWFPYEDLKGKNIVFVGGGIGMAPLRTLLLYMLDNRGDYGDISLLYGARTPQDMAFQYELPDWLGRDDLKTQLTVDVESEGWEHSVGLIPNVLLEMEPSPENTVAVTCGPPIMIKFTIQALHKLGFQDNQIITTLEKRMKCGVGICGRCNIGTKYVCKDGPVFTYEELKQLPNEL